One stretch of Bordetella avium DNA includes these proteins:
- a CDS encoding glycosyltransferase family 2 protein has product MAYFLHFLLAVVALPVTLATAYLGLLTLLSARLPRPQPQERALRFDILVPAHNEKAVIARTVRSLLAVDWPREHFRVLVIADNCSDDTAARARAAGAEVIERQDALLRGKGYALEFGIARSAADGFAQAVAVIDADTEVTPNLLAAYAARIEQGAMAMQVHYGVLNPEESWRTRMVTLAYGAFHAVRGRGRERLRASCGLRGNGMCLTHALLREVPFNIHSMTEDLEYGIVLGLKGHRVVYVDEASADAELIASERGSRSQRQRWEGGRLAVVRAYTGRLLRQALIRRSSVCLELAADLLTLPLGYVVLQIGALLVLGAIASLALPGAGLWIWPVLAALLLVVIAAHVLRGWQLSPLGPRALLDLLRAPFFVLWKLYILLRNRGNRQWIKTDRDERE; this is encoded by the coding sequence ATGGCCTATTTTCTCCATTTTCTTCTGGCTGTCGTGGCCTTGCCGGTAACGCTGGCGACCGCTTATTTGGGGCTGCTGACGCTGCTGTCGGCGCGTTTGCCCCGTCCACAGCCGCAGGAACGCGCGCTGCGTTTCGATATTCTTGTGCCCGCACACAATGAAAAAGCGGTTATTGCGCGAACCGTGCGCAGCCTTTTGGCGGTCGATTGGCCACGTGAGCATTTCCGCGTGCTGGTCATTGCCGATAATTGCAGCGACGATACCGCCGCGCGGGCAAGGGCGGCCGGCGCCGAGGTGATCGAGCGCCAGGACGCTCTCTTGCGGGGCAAGGGTTATGCGCTGGAGTTCGGCATCGCCCGCAGCGCCGCCGACGGGTTCGCCCAGGCGGTGGCCGTGATCGATGCCGACACCGAGGTCACGCCGAATTTGCTGGCTGCCTACGCAGCGCGCATCGAGCAGGGCGCAATGGCCATGCAGGTGCATTATGGCGTGTTGAATCCCGAGGAGTCCTGGCGCACCCGCATGGTGACGCTGGCCTATGGCGCGTTTCATGCCGTGCGCGGCCGCGGCCGCGAGCGCCTGCGCGCTTCCTGCGGCCTGCGCGGCAATGGCATGTGCCTGACCCATGCCTTGCTGCGTGAGGTGCCCTTCAATATCCACTCGATGACCGAGGACCTGGAATACGGCATTGTGCTGGGCCTGAAAGGCCATCGCGTGGTGTATGTCGATGAGGCCAGCGCCGATGCCGAGCTGATTGCCTCTGAGCGGGGGTCGCGCAGCCAGCGCCAGCGTTGGGAGGGTGGGCGCCTGGCGGTGGTGAGGGCGTACACAGGCCGTCTCTTGCGCCAGGCTTTGATCCGGCGCAGCAGCGTGTGCCTGGAGTTGGCCGCCGATCTGCTGACCCTGCCCCTGGGTTACGTGGTGTTGCAGATCGGTGCCCTGCTGGTGTTGGGCGCGATCGCCAGCCTGGCCCTACCGGGCGCGGGTCTGTGGATTTGGCCTGTTCTCGCGGCCTTGCTGCTTGTGGTGATCGCGGCCCATGTGCTGCGCGGCTGGCAGTTGTCACCGTTGGGGCCGCGCGCGCTGCTGGATTTGCTGCGGGCGCCGTTTTTCGTGTTGTGGAAGCTTTATATTCTGTTGCGCAATCGCGGCAACCGGCAGTGGATCAAGACCGACCGGGACGAACGAGAATGA